A stretch of the Bdellovibrio sp. 22V genome encodes the following:
- a CDS encoding STAS domain-containing protein, with translation MEEQKSFHYNFNQKNNMLVISLIGEITPQVIPSLEACRQELLAKSEVSRVVLYFQDVETISMDAIPILAQIQREIRSKPADLRLCSLKESLREKLVRMGVVRGLEVADDLKTALLSFGRAA, from the coding sequence TTGGAAGAACAGAAGTCGTTTCACTATAATTTTAATCAGAAGAACAATATGCTGGTGATCTCTTTGATCGGAGAAATCACTCCGCAAGTCATTCCGTCGCTCGAGGCCTGCCGACAAGAACTTTTAGCAAAAAGTGAAGTCAGTCGCGTGGTGCTCTACTTCCAGGATGTGGAAACGATCAGCATGGATGCCATTCCGATTCTTGCGCAAATACAAAGGGAGATTCGCTCGAAACCGGCGGATTTACGTTTGTGTTCTCTCAAAGAAAGTCTGCGGGAAAAATTGGTGCGCATGGGCGTCGTGCGGGGACTTGAAGTGGCTGATGATTTAAAGACGGCGCTTTTGTCATTTGGCCGTGCGGCTTAA
- a CDS encoding UdgX family uracil-DNA binding protein (This protein belongs to the uracil DNA glycosylase superfamily, members of which act in excision repair of DNA. However, it belongs more specifically to UdgX branch, whose founding member was found to bind uracil in DNA (where it does not belong), without cleaving it, appears to promote DNA repair by a pathway involving RecA, rather than base excision.) — MKDLKEAAEDCHACPLYKTATHVVFGEGSSRSKIVIIGEQPGDKEDLAGEPFVGPAGSMLDYCLEKAGIPRNTVYVTNAVKHFKWTPQGKIRLHKKPSAGEVKACKPWLEAELGKIKPDVIIALGATAALSVLGKATAITKERGKVMEQEAYGSPVIVSWHPSAILRSIRSEDTEQKREQLIEDLKLAAKVALKKPQ; from the coding sequence TTGAAGGATCTCAAGGAAGCCGCTGAAGATTGCCACGCCTGCCCTCTGTACAAAACAGCAACCCATGTCGTCTTTGGCGAAGGATCTTCGCGCTCAAAGATTGTGATTATCGGCGAACAACCCGGAGACAAAGAGGATTTAGCTGGCGAACCTTTTGTCGGGCCCGCAGGCTCAATGCTGGATTACTGTCTGGAGAAGGCCGGCATTCCACGCAACACGGTTTATGTCACCAACGCCGTTAAACATTTCAAATGGACACCGCAGGGAAAAATCAGATTGCATAAAAAACCGAGCGCCGGTGAAGTCAAAGCATGCAAACCCTGGCTGGAAGCCGAGCTTGGCAAAATCAAACCTGACGTGATTATCGCTCTGGGAGCGACGGCGGCGCTTTCCGTCTTAGGTAAAGCCACTGCCATTACTAAAGAGCGCGGTAAAGTCATGGAACAAGAGGCTTATGGTTCCCCGGTGATTGTGTCGTGGCACCCTTCCGCGATTTTGCGCAGTATTCGCAGCGAAGATACAGAGCAGAAGCGCGAACAATTGATCGAAGACTTAAAACTCGCCGCAAAGGTCGCGCTTAAAAAACCGCAGTGA
- a CDS encoding phospholipase D family protein — MTLTDTDSTPLGKRLLPRLAEHPGQSGFYALAEGPEALVARIASVREAEKSLDLQYYIWHGDQSGQLLMYEVLQAADRGVRVRLLLDDLHGSGFDDPLKVLDSHPNIEVRMFNPFAYRKWKIFNVNRFSQLNRRMHNKAFIADNQVGIIGGRNIGDEYFTASKEMNFGDFDTWCLGPVVKELSASFDLYWNHELAYSISTLNKDQPDFTLKQLRERLQTELTHLESSPYYAALQNTHLLKAFKHGHIPLTWAKSDLLYDSPDKVDPDKKAPPHLASQIQQLLGVVQKEAILISPYFIPGEKGLEQIKEGLKRGVKYTILTNSLASNDVGTVFAGYKKYREDLLRAGVQLYELKARNTTRKRKGSWSPGSVSGLHGKVYVLDADKVLVGSLNLDPRSMDLNSEVGVIIYSSDMAKQFALELHEHLAEISYKLSWDEKKGKILWTTLEDGKEKQFDSEPEVSIWRRMGVGFLSLFIPESQL; from the coding sequence ATGACATTGACCGATACCGACAGCACTCCTTTAGGAAAACGCCTGTTGCCTCGACTGGCTGAGCATCCTGGTCAGTCCGGTTTTTACGCCTTGGCGGAAGGCCCCGAAGCTTTGGTCGCACGCATTGCCTCAGTACGTGAAGCGGAAAAAAGTCTCGACCTGCAATACTATATTTGGCATGGCGATCAGAGTGGTCAGCTTCTGATGTACGAAGTTCTGCAAGCGGCCGATCGCGGAGTGCGTGTGCGCCTGCTGCTTGATGATTTGCATGGAAGCGGCTTTGACGATCCTTTAAAAGTTTTAGATTCCCATCCCAATATCGAAGTACGCATGTTTAATCCTTTTGCCTACCGCAAATGGAAAATCTTTAACGTCAATCGCTTTTCACAGTTAAACCGCCGCATGCATAACAAGGCCTTCATCGCCGACAACCAAGTCGGGATTATTGGCGGACGAAACATCGGCGACGAGTATTTCACTGCTTCGAAAGAAATGAACTTTGGTGACTTCGATACGTGGTGCCTGGGCCCAGTAGTCAAGGAGCTTTCCGCCTCGTTCGATCTTTATTGGAATCATGAATTGGCTTACAGCATTTCCACGCTCAACAAAGATCAACCGGACTTTACATTAAAGCAGCTCCGGGAGCGTTTACAAACCGAACTCACTCATCTGGAAAGCTCGCCCTACTATGCGGCTTTGCAAAACACCCACTTGCTGAAGGCCTTCAAGCACGGACATATTCCGCTTACGTGGGCGAAAAGCGATTTGCTTTATGACTCTCCCGACAAGGTAGATCCTGACAAAAAAGCACCGCCACATTTAGCATCGCAGATTCAACAGTTGTTGGGTGTCGTACAGAAAGAAGCTATTTTGATTTCCCCCTATTTCATTCCCGGGGAAAAAGGTCTTGAACAGATCAAAGAAGGACTTAAGCGCGGAGTCAAGTACACGATCCTGACAAACTCTTTAGCATCGAATGATGTGGGAACTGTTTTTGCCGGATACAAAAAGTACCGTGAAGATTTGTTGCGCGCGGGTGTGCAGTTGTACGAATTGAAAGCGCGGAATACGACAAGAAAACGCAAAGGCTCGTGGTCGCCGGGGTCCGTTTCGGGATTGCATGGCAAGGTGTACGTTTTGGACGCTGACAAGGTTCTTGTTGGATCTTTGAATTTAGATCCCCGCTCTATGGATCTTAACAGCGAAGTGGGTGTGATTATTTACTCTTCCGATATGGCCAAGCAGTTTGCTTTGGAATTGCACGAGCACTTGGCAGAGATATCTTACAAATTGTCTTGGGACGAAAAAAAAGGAAAAATTCTTTGGACCACACTGGAAGACGGCAAAGAAAAACAGTTCGACTCGGAACCCGAGGTCAGTATCTGGCGTCGCATGGGCGTGGGCTTTTTAAGTCTCTTCATTCCGGAGAGCCAACTGTGA
- a CDS encoding TolC family protein, translated as MKLLTVVLTAFLVSTSAFAAPKKQQQSGPVRINPTSLRTLLLSRNIDIAIALNEVHQAKARVSQARGSLLPSVNLGSVISSGPSFMLTSVNFLLPFLMPSNWMDLKENTHLLRAQGTSYYIAQLNTYASAYSLYLTVIGDIQLRNALQKQYENYKSIEEYLRLPAEEGIISKEEYLQAQAQAELALVQVSQVDELIKREKASVREMLALELNQEIIFEDAKVASSEIEGLAPQVVLDRVHDKSPETAQMNSLITAAEYNKWSKAFSFLSGSSLGMTRPVSGGSFSSVTQSGSVSFGFGYFPALELSNLNIKQLRLRKQELKLEQAQLIESTLGSLQEAQRQYAAAVQAETNLNQVYNAEVMRYKEGITDLLHVLEAGNALTNSVVNRVKAATSVANLRISLHRLTVSDQFTAIEKCEIERRSSGGIRGKLGRIFNPGKDRVTLDQVCGN; from the coding sequence ATGAAATTATTGACCGTGGTTCTTACGGCCTTCTTGGTATCGACATCGGCGTTTGCAGCTCCCAAAAAACAGCAACAATCAGGGCCTGTTCGAATCAATCCGACATCTTTGCGCACACTTCTTCTTTCTCGCAATATCGACATCGCGATTGCCTTGAATGAAGTTCACCAAGCCAAAGCCCGTGTAAGCCAAGCCCGTGGATCTCTTTTACCATCTGTGAATTTGGGCTCTGTGATTTCAAGCGGTCCGAGCTTCATGCTGACGTCTGTGAACTTCCTTCTTCCCTTCTTAATGCCTAGCAACTGGATGGACTTGAAGGAAAACACGCACCTTTTGCGCGCTCAAGGAACTTCCTACTACATCGCGCAGTTAAACACTTATGCTTCCGCGTATTCTTTGTATTTGACAGTGATAGGCGACATTCAATTGCGTAACGCTCTTCAAAAGCAGTACGAAAACTACAAGTCGATCGAAGAGTATCTTCGTCTGCCTGCCGAAGAAGGCATCATCAGCAAAGAAGAATACTTGCAAGCGCAAGCTCAGGCCGAGTTGGCGTTGGTGCAGGTTTCACAAGTGGACGAGTTGATCAAGCGCGAAAAAGCGTCTGTTCGCGAGATGCTTGCTCTTGAGTTAAACCAAGAGATCATTTTTGAAGATGCGAAAGTCGCGTCTTCTGAAATTGAAGGGTTAGCGCCACAAGTCGTTTTGGATCGCGTGCATGACAAATCTCCTGAAACCGCGCAAATGAACTCTTTGATCACAGCAGCTGAGTACAATAAGTGGAGCAAGGCTTTCAGTTTTCTTTCTGGCAGCTCTTTAGGAATGACTCGCCCTGTTTCCGGGGGGTCTTTCAGCTCCGTGACTCAGTCTGGCTCTGTAAGTTTTGGTTTTGGTTACTTCCCGGCTTTGGAATTGAGCAACCTCAACATTAAACAGCTGCGTTTGCGCAAACAAGAATTGAAATTGGAACAAGCGCAGTTGATTGAATCGACGTTGGGTTCTTTGCAAGAAGCGCAACGCCAGTATGCAGCGGCGGTACAAGCTGAAACGAACTTGAACCAAGTCTACAACGCGGAAGTGATGAGATACAAAGAAGGCATCACGGATCTTTTGCACGTTCTTGAAGCCGGAAATGCGCTGACGAACTCTGTCGTGAACAGAGTGAAGGCAGCGACTTCGGTTGCAAACCTGCGCATCAGCTTGCACCGTTTAACTGTCAGTGATCAATTCACCGCGATTGAAAAGTGTGAAATTGAACGCCGCAGTTCCGGCGGAATTCGCGGCAAACTTGGCCGCATCTTTAATCCTGGCAAAGATCGTGTGACACTCGATCAAGTTTGCGGCAACTAA
- a CDS encoding NAD(P)H-dependent oxidoreductase, translating into MKILALVGGISKGSINKKLYRALKAMAPQGMEIEDFDIASLPFFTQDMENDPPDVVKKYKERIKQAEAVLFVSPEYNRSFPGVLKNAIDWGSRPYGQNLWNHKPAGVIGASIGNIGTFGAQHHLRQVLAYLNMNVMGQPECYLNVSKAFNDQGELTDENVKKLLQQYWEAYSNWIKKEKR; encoded by the coding sequence ATGAAAATTTTGGCACTCGTTGGCGGTATCAGTAAGGGATCTATTAACAAGAAACTTTATCGTGCGTTGAAAGCGATGGCTCCTCAGGGCATGGAGATCGAAGATTTTGACATAGCAAGTTTGCCGTTTTTTACGCAGGACATGGAAAATGATCCGCCCGATGTCGTTAAAAAATACAAAGAACGCATTAAACAGGCCGAAGCCGTTTTGTTTGTCAGTCCGGAATACAATCGCAGTTTTCCCGGAGTTCTTAAGAACGCCATCGATTGGGGTTCCCGGCCTTATGGTCAAAATCTTTGGAATCACAAGCCTGCTGGAGTCATCGGCGCCAGCATCGGCAATATCGGAACGTTCGGTGCGCAACACCACTTGCGACAAGTCCTGGCGTATTTGAACATGAATGTGATGGGACAACCGGAATGTTATCTCAACGTTTCAAAAGCCTTTAATGATCAAGGAGAATTGACAGACGAAAATGTTAAAAAACTTCTGCAACAATATTGGGAGGCATATTCCAATTGGATCAAAAAAGAGAAACGCTGA
- a CDS encoding acetyl-CoA C-acetyltransferase: protein MRTRPVFVSGGLRTPFVKSMTTYMDVTSTELMTTTLKTLVHKYKLEGQIAGDVACGGVMQSSSDWNFTRECVLSSGLHPHTPGYNLQRACGTSLEAANHMAMKVAAHQIEFGIAGGVDTNSDLPIMMSKSLAHKFVELNAAKDSFEKAKILATLRLADLKPQMPAVVEPRTKLSMGEHTEKMVQEWKIPRQEQDALALKSHQNAVKAYEDGFYKDLVFEFHGLTKDGTIRPDTSLDKLAKLKPAFEKSDIGTLTAGNSSPLTDGASAVILTSEEGAKKHNLPMWARFVDCQVAAVNFVAGEGLLMAPTIAVSQMLERNRLTFDDFDFFEIHEAFAGQVLCTLKAWESDEYCKRVLGRDKALGPLDRSKMNLKGGSVALGHPFGATGARIVATLAKMLHEKGGPPGRGLISICTAGGMGVTAILESV, encoded by the coding sequence ATGCGTACACGGCCTGTTTTTGTTTCAGGAGGGCTGCGCACTCCTTTCGTGAAATCCATGACCACGTATATGGATGTCACTTCCACAGAGTTGATGACGACGACTCTGAAAACATTGGTTCATAAATACAAACTCGAAGGACAGATCGCAGGTGATGTCGCGTGTGGCGGCGTCATGCAAAGTTCTTCCGACTGGAACTTCACGCGTGAGTGTGTTCTCAGCTCGGGACTCCATCCGCATACGCCGGGGTATAATTTGCAACGCGCTTGCGGAACAAGTTTGGAGGCGGCCAACCATATGGCGATGAAAGTGGCTGCGCACCAAATTGAATTTGGCATTGCGGGAGGTGTGGACACCAACAGCGATCTCCCCATCATGATGTCAAAAAGTCTTGCGCATAAATTTGTCGAACTCAACGCCGCCAAAGACAGTTTTGAAAAAGCCAAAATTCTGGCGACTCTGCGCTTAGCGGATCTCAAACCGCAGATGCCCGCCGTGGTGGAGCCGCGCACAAAACTCTCCATGGGCGAGCATACCGAAAAAATGGTGCAGGAATGGAAAATCCCGCGCCAAGAACAAGATGCGCTGGCACTGAAGAGTCATCAAAATGCCGTCAAGGCCTATGAAGACGGTTTTTACAAAGACCTGGTGTTTGAATTTCATGGTCTCACGAAAGACGGTACTATTCGTCCCGACACTTCCTTGGATAAACTCGCAAAGCTCAAGCCCGCTTTTGAAAAATCAGATATCGGAACTTTGACGGCGGGCAACTCAAGTCCCCTGACGGATGGTGCCTCTGCTGTTATTTTGACAAGCGAAGAAGGCGCGAAGAAACACAACCTTCCGATGTGGGCGCGCTTCGTGGACTGCCAAGTGGCGGCAGTTAATTTCGTCGCGGGCGAGGGTCTTTTGATGGCGCCGACAATCGCGGTGAGCCAAATGCTTGAGCGCAACCGTTTGACCTTTGACGACTTCGATTTTTTTGAAATCCATGAAGCTTTTGCAGGGCAAGTCCTCTGCACCCTGAAAGCGTGGGAATCCGATGAATACTGCAAGCGGGTTCTGGGCCGAGACAAAGCTTTGGGCCCTTTAGATCGCAGTAAAATGAATTTAAAAGGCGGCAGCGTGGCTTTAGGTCATCCCTTTGGTGCAACAGGAGCCCGCATCGTCGCGACACTTGCGAAAATGCTGCACGAAAAAGGCGGTCCTCCGGGGCGAGGGTTGATTTCGATCTGCACCGCGGGAGGTATGGGCGTCACCGCTATTTTGGAGTCCGTATAA